The Halonatronomonas betaini genome includes a region encoding these proteins:
- the lpxA gene encoding acyl-ACP--UDP-N-acetylglucosamine O-acyltransferase: MIGKQELDLDVAESARISSEASISDGVKIGPRVIIGPDVVIEKNTVLEADVEIVGKTYIGSGNHIGRGVLLGYPPQHTGYQGEPTQLVIGSDNYFGPGVTVHRGTKDTGETRIGSGNYLSAFAHIAHDCQLGDRIRIGNNTQVAGHVEIGSEAEIGNQVGIHQFVRIGRASILKSSSKVIKDLPPFFKAEGHPAKLSGLGKCRGEEFKLIMARVYEYICYSGLNISQSIEKIKNEFKAAEITELIAFIENSSRGICR; this comes from the coding sequence ATGATAGGAAAGCAGGAGTTAGATTTAGATGTAGCTGAATCTGCCAGAATATCTTCTGAGGCAAGTATCAGCGATGGGGTAAAGATTGGCCCCAGGGTTATTATAGGTCCAGATGTTGTGATCGAGAAGAATACTGTGCTGGAGGCAGATGTAGAGATTGTCGGTAAGACCTATATTGGCAGCGGCAACCATATTGGCCGAGGGGTTTTATTGGGATATCCTCCTCAGCATACCGGTTATCAGGGAGAGCCAACCCAATTGGTGATTGGTAGTGATAATTATTTTGGGCCAGGAGTTACTGTTCATAGGGGAACTAAAGATACTGGTGAGACTAGAATTGGTTCAGGTAATTATTTATCGGCCTTTGCTCACATTGCCCATGATTGTCAGTTAGGTGATAGGATTAGAATTGGTAACAATACTCAGGTTGCTGGACATGTAGAAATAGGTTCTGAAGCTGAAATTGGGAATCAGGTAGGTATTCATCAATTTGTTAGAATAGGAAGGGCCTCTATTTTAAAGAGTTCTTCTAAGGTAATTAAAGATTTGCCTCCATTTTTTAAGGCTGAAGGTCATCCAGCTAAATTATCAGGGTTAGGTAAATGTCGGGGAGAAGAGTTTAAATTAATTATGGCCAGAGTATATGAATATATTTGTTATTCAGGTTTAAATATTAGTCAATCGATAGAAAAAATTAAAAACGAATTTAAAGCAGCAGAGATCACAGAACTTATTGCTTTTATTGAGAATAGTTCACGGGGAATCTGTCGCTAA
- a CDS encoding Gfo/Idh/MocA family protein has translation MSKVKIGVIGVGSMGKNHVRSYAALKHLCDLKGVFDLDGERNIGIAESYGVEAYNSVDDLMSEVDAVNIATPTTTHFKLAMKAIDKGLHILIEKPITNSVEEAQAILNAAKKKDLIVQVGHIERFNPAIQALPDILKDEEIVALHVERMGPYDPRIDDTDVIQDLMIHDIDVVSSLVPGDITNVSATARKVDSEKHMDYAVANLSLGNGAIATLTASRATKKKVRALSITTTNSYIELDYLQRKIVVTGRQDIMADSSEYKRNNEYEETYSNDEEPLKSQLAHFINCINNGTRPLINGSDGLEALKLTKVIQHQVYNKDKQINIARSN, from the coding sequence ATGAGTAAAGTGAAGATTGGTGTTATTGGTGTTGGTAGCATGGGCAAGAATCATGTAAGGTCATATGCAGCCTTAAAGCATCTATGTGATTTAAAAGGAGTATTTGATCTTGATGGAGAAAGAAATATAGGGATTGCAGAAAGCTATGGAGTTGAAGCTTATAATTCTGTAGACGATTTAATGAGTGAGGTTGATGCTGTAAATATTGCTACACCTACAACCACTCATTTTAAACTTGCAATGAAAGCTATTGATAAGGGATTACATATTTTAATTGAGAAACCTATTACTAATTCAGTTGAGGAAGCTCAGGCTATTTTGAATGCTGCTAAAAAGAAGGATCTTATTGTTCAGGTAGGGCATATAGAACGGTTTAATCCTGCCATACAGGCTCTGCCAGATATTTTAAAGGATGAAGAAATAGTTGCTCTCCATGTTGAGAGAATGGGGCCATATGATCCAAGGATTGATGATACTGATGTGATACAGGATTTGATGATTCATGATATAGATGTAGTTAGCTCTTTAGTTCCAGGAGATATTACAAATGTCTCTGCTACTGCTAGAAAAGTTGATTCAGAAAAACATATGGATTATGCTGTAGCTAATTTAAGTTTAGGAAATGGAGCTATTGCTACTTTAACTGCCAGCAGGGCGACAAAGAAAAAAGTAAGAGCACTGTCAATAACTACAACTAATTCCTATATTGAGCTTGATTATTTGCAGCGGAAAATAGTTGTAACAGGCCGCCAGGATATTATGGCCGATAGTTCTGAATATAAAAGAAATAATGAATATGAAGAGACTTATAGTAATGATGAGGAACCATTAAAGTCACAGTTAGCTCATTTTATTAACTGTATTAATAATGGCACCAGGCCGTTAATTAATGGGTCAGATGGTTTAGAAGCTTTAAAATTAACTAAGGTAATTCAACATCAGGTATATAATAAAGATAAACAAATCAATATAGCAAGATCTAATTAG
- a CDS encoding DegT/DnrJ/EryC1/StrS family aminotransferase, whose amino-acid sequence MIPIANPEITDLEKESVMKVMDSGMLASGPRVKEFNDKFAEYVGADYGIATTSGTTALDVAVKATGLEEGDKVITTPFTFIASCNSLLYSGIEPVFVDIDPLTYNIDSYKVLEKLEEDPDIKGIMPVHLFGQPADMDTIMRLARKYDLIVIEDAAQAHGAEFAGEPVGGIGTAGIFSFYPTKNMTTGEGGIVVTSDKEVADNAKLLINHGLTDRYYHEELGFNYRMTDIAAAIGLEQLKKLDDFNKSRRENAMKLTEGISDLNWLVTPKVAEKRSHVFHQYTIRVINGFRDDLVEHLEENGIGYGIHYPRLAYQQPIYKKLGYDSFDCPEAEKASRQVLSLPVHPALSDENINEVIRVLRAFKPGK is encoded by the coding sequence ATGATTCCAATTGCAAATCCAGAAATTACAGATTTAGAAAAAGAAAGTGTTATGAAGGTCATGGATAGCGGCATGCTTGCTTCTGGGCCAAGGGTAAAGGAATTTAATGATAAGTTTGCTGAATATGTTGGAGCGGATTATGGTATTGCCACAACCAGTGGGACAACAGCTTTAGATGTGGCTGTAAAGGCTACTGGATTAGAAGAAGGAGATAAGGTGATTACAACACCTTTTACATTTATTGCAAGTTGTAATTCATTGCTCTATAGCGGAATTGAACCAGTTTTTGTTGATATTGATCCATTAACCTATAATATTGATTCCTATAAGGTTTTAGAAAAATTGGAGGAAGATCCTGATATTAAAGGGATTATGCCGGTACATCTATTTGGACAACCAGCTGATATGGATACAATTATGAGGCTTGCTAGAAAATATGATTTAATAGTAATAGAAGATGCTGCCCAGGCTCATGGAGCTGAGTTTGCCGGTGAGCCAGTTGGTGGAATAGGAACTGCAGGAATTTTTAGTTTTTATCCTACAAAAAATATGACAACTGGTGAAGGTGGAATTGTTGTTACATCTGATAAAGAAGTCGCAGATAATGCAAAGCTCTTGATTAATCATGGTTTGACTGATCGCTATTATCATGAAGAGTTAGGCTTTAATTATAGAATGACTGATATTGCAGCAGCTATTGGTCTTGAGCAGTTAAAGAAGTTAGATGATTTTAATAAATCCCGGAGAGAGAATGCTATGAAACTTACTGAAGGGATATCTGATTTAAATTGGTTAGTTACTCCAAAGGTAGCTGAAAAAAGATCTCATGTTTTTCATCAGTATACAATAAGGGTTATTAACGGCTTCAGGGATGATTTAGTTGAGCATCTTGAGGAGAACGGTATAGGCTATGGAATTCATTATCCTAGACTTGCCTATCAGCAGCCAATTTATAAAAAACTTGGTTATGATAGTTTTGATTGTCCTGAAGCTGAAAAAGCTTCGAGACAGGTTCTTTCGTTACCTGTTCATCCGGCTTTAAGTGATGAGAATATTAATGAGGTTATAAGAGTCCTTCGTGCCTTCAAACCAGGAAAATGA
- a CDS encoding phospho-sugar mutase, whose amino-acid sequence MSYKSKYRDWLLNDYFDEETKEELESIQDNEQEIEDRFYKNLEFGTGGMRGKMGAGTNRMNKYIVRKATQGLANYIINYSEDGKENGVVIAYDSRHKSREFAEETALVLAGNGIKAYLFSELRPTPELSFAVRELNAEAGVVVTASHNPPEYNGYKVYGSDGCQLVPDKARKVIAEINELDDFSLIKRMDKSEAEEEGLFKILGSDMDEKYQEAVIDVLPDVELANKAGNNLKIIYTPLHGTGNKPVRDILSTLGFKEMMVVQRQAEPDPDFSTVTSPNPEDRDAYTLALELAESYNPDLIMATDPDADRLGALVKDGEGYTALNGNEIGVLMADYLLSRKKEENLLPDNPVIIKTIVSTEMIRPIADKYNTIVKDVLTGFKYIGEEIKKMETTDEEFILGFEESFGYLTGTYVRDKDAVNAAALLAMMALYYQEEREINLLQRLSELREEHGFFLEDLESMRLEGKEGQEEIERIIASLREECPAEIAGEDLVVFKDYLSRISRDLKSGEEREINLPESNVLQFILADESKITIRPSGTEPKLKFYFAVRANSEENAKSRLENLKEKFLVMIDKV is encoded by the coding sequence TTGAGTTATAAGTCAAAATACCGTGATTGGTTATTGAATGATTATTTTGATGAGGAGACCAAAGAAGAATTAGAATCAATTCAAGATAATGAGCAAGAGATAGAAGATAGGTTTTATAAAAATTTAGAGTTTGGAACCGGTGGTATGCGTGGGAAAATGGGTGCCGGCACTAACAGAATGAATAAGTATATAGTAAGGAAAGCTACTCAGGGGCTTGCCAATTATATTATCAATTACAGTGAAGATGGGAAAGAAAATGGTGTTGTAATTGCTTATGATTCGAGACATAAATCTAGAGAGTTTGCTGAAGAGACAGCTCTTGTACTGGCTGGGAATGGTATAAAAGCTTATCTTTTTAGTGAATTAAGACCTACTCCAGAACTATCTTTTGCTGTTAGAGAATTAAATGCAGAAGCAGGGGTAGTTGTAACAGCAAGTCATAACCCTCCTGAATATAATGGTTATAAAGTTTATGGGAGCGATGGTTGTCAGTTAGTTCCTGATAAAGCCAGGAAAGTTATAGCAGAAATTAATGAACTTGATGATTTTTCTTTAATAAAGAGAATGGATAAATCAGAAGCAGAAGAAGAAGGTCTTTTTAAAATTTTAGGGTCTGATATGGATGAAAAATATCAAGAAGCAGTAATTGATGTTTTGCCAGATGTTGAGCTTGCAAATAAAGCAGGTAATAATCTAAAGATTATTTATACTCCGCTTCATGGTACCGGTAATAAACCGGTCAGAGATATTTTGAGTACCCTGGGATTTAAAGAGATGATGGTTGTACAGAGACAGGCTGAGCCAGATCCAGATTTCTCAACTGTTACTAGTCCTAATCCAGAAGATAGAGATGCCTATACTCTGGCTCTAGAACTGGCTGAAAGTTATAATCCAGATTTAATTATGGCTACAGATCCTGATGCAGATAGGTTAGGAGCTTTAGTTAAGGATGGCGAGGGCTATACTGCTTTAAACGGGAATGAGATTGGTGTTTTGATGGCAGATTATCTTTTGAGCAGGAAGAAAGAGGAAAATCTATTGCCAGATAATCCTGTAATTATTAAAACTATCGTTTCTACAGAAATGATTAGACCTATAGCTGATAAATATAATACTATTGTAAAAGATGTTTTAACTGGTTTTAAATATATCGGTGAAGAGATTAAAAAGATGGAAACTACTGATGAAGAGTTCATCCTGGGGTTTGAGGAAAGTTTTGGTTATTTAACTGGTACTTATGTAAGAGATAAAGATGCGGTTAATGCAGCGGCTTTACTTGCTATGATGGCTCTTTATTATCAGGAAGAACGAGAGATTAATCTGCTTCAGAGATTATCTGAATTAAGGGAAGAACATGGTTTCTTTCTTGAAGATCTAGAGTCTATGCGCCTTGAAGGTAAAGAAGGCCAGGAAGAGATAGAAAGAATTATTGCTTCATTAAGAGAAGAGTGCCCTGCTGAAATTGCAGGAGAGGATCTTGTAGTTTTTAAGGATTATTTAAGCAGGATTTCAAGGGATTTAAAAAGTGGAGAAGAAAGAGAGATTAATTTACCAGAATCTAATGTGCTTCAGTTTATTTTAGCTGATGAAAGTAAAATTACAATTAGACCTTCCGGAACAGAGCCTAAGTTGAAGTTTTATTTTGCGGTTAGAGCTAATTCAGAAGAGAATGCAAAATCCAGGCTAGAAAATTTAAAAGAGAAGTTTTTAGTAATGATTGATAAAGTTTAG
- the galU gene encoding UTP--glucose-1-phosphate uridylyltransferase GalU has translation MRVKKAVIPAAGYGTRLLPASKSIPKEMLPIVDKPTIQYVVEEAVESGIEEILLITSKGKESIENHFDHDLELELVLERKEKYDLLETVEKISDLITIHTVRQKEQLGLGHAVACAESFVGDEPFAVLLGDDIIVNDKPVTRQLIEHAEETDSPVIGCQEVSKKDICLYGAVEFSERSGRRAKVSDMVEKPDPEKAPSNLAVLGRYVLTPDIFPIIAETKPGKGGEIQLTDALKTLAKKRRLEAYDFEGDRYDVGNKLGFLKASVEFALLRDDLGEEFREYLNNLEY, from the coding sequence ATGAGAGTAAAAAAAGCAGTAATACCAGCAGCTGGCTATGGAACTAGATTATTACCTGCTTCAAAATCTATTCCAAAAGAGATGTTGCCAATTGTTGATAAACCGACAATTCAGTATGTTGTTGAGGAAGCTGTAGAATCTGGAATTGAAGAAATATTATTAATTACCAGTAAAGGCAAAGAAAGCATTGAGAATCATTTTGATCATGATCTTGAACTGGAACTGGTTTTAGAAAGAAAAGAGAAATATGATCTGCTGGAAACAGTTGAAAAGATATCTGATTTGATTACAATACATACAGTCAGGCAGAAAGAACAGTTAGGACTGGGCCATGCTGTTGCCTGTGCTGAAAGTTTTGTTGGTGATGAGCCTTTTGCTGTTTTATTAGGCGATGATATTATCGTAAATGATAAACCAGTAACCAGGCAATTAATTGAGCATGCTGAAGAGACTGATTCACCAGTTATTGGCTGTCAGGAAGTTTCTAAAAAAGATATCTGTCTTTATGGAGCGGTAGAATTTAGTGAAAGATCAGGTAGAAGAGCAAAAGTTAGTGATATGGTTGAAAAACCTGATCCTGAAAAGGCTCCTTCAAATCTTGCAGTTTTAGGAAGATATGTTTTAACACCTGATATTTTTCCTATTATAGCTGAAACTAAACCTGGTAAAGGTGGAGAAATTCAGCTGACAGATGCATTAAAAACTCTTGCTAAAAAAAGAAGGTTAGAAGCCTATGATTTTGAGGGCGATCGCTATGATGTTGGCAATAAATTAGGATTTTTAAAGGCCTCTGTGGAATTTGCTTTATTACGAGATGATCTAGGTGAAGAATTTAGAGAATATCTAAATAATCTGGAGTATTAG
- a CDS encoding MarR family winged helix-turn-helix transcriptional regulator yields MVVRNLLEIFPPLMKRIKRVDYMKESNITPNSFRILHLLYYHDNLTLSDISQLNTMSSSNCSRAVDELSEMGYTSRTRDSEDRRKTRISLTDSGIKYVEDVKEKIEEKLSEHLSVLSDEDLKILQDSSKNIYNVLSKLNCIEENSSNC; encoded by the coding sequence ATGGTGGTAAGAAATCTTTTAGAAATATTCCCGCCGCTCATGAAAAGAATTAAAAGAGTAGATTATATGAAGGAGTCAAATATTACACCTAATTCTTTTAGGATTCTACATCTGCTTTATTATCATGATAACCTGACTCTTTCAGATATAAGTCAACTAAACACAATGTCAAGCTCAAACTGTAGCCGGGCTGTAGATGAGCTTTCTGAAATGGGTTATACCTCTAGAACAAGAGATAGTGAAGATCGGCGTAAAACAAGAATATCTTTAACAGATTCTGGAATAAAATATGTTGAAGATGTGAAAGAAAAAATTGAAGAAAAGCTTTCAGAGCATTTGTCAGTCTTAAGTGATGAGGATCTTAAAATATTGCAGGATTCTTCAAAAAATATTTATAATGTACTCTCAAAATTAAATTGCATAGAAGAAAATTCTTCTAATTGCTAA
- a CDS encoding TolC family protein: MFKLDRLKYFSGVIIILFFVLMISGSSYAESGLALEEVIELANENDIDLEISGLELDNARLNYEMSRARNLRTESRYQELSAELAYNQAQEENRQTRTGIYIGLINDYHNIVELNKELDIAVKEKELARKRLEDKELEVEQGLSSRIELLQQQIAFNNTEFDLISLEAELDQAERQFRTRLDLDHLPELSSRIQPVGRLDLPPRSDIVEEAIEESFQLEAARINRELSEIDLRRAEAVQTPDLELQEHRNQLKLAGLEIIQVEERVEEEALDQYHQVEQSYRQIELAVDNLEQAAEHWRITREQREAGLVSASALEEAELEHLQAELNLDLSRFAYLINYFDLQNMIGVELEVLLGEIIAVISG; encoded by the coding sequence ATGTTTAAACTGGATAGATTGAAGTATTTTTCTGGAGTTATTATAATATTATTTTTTGTGTTGATGATATCAGGGAGTTCTTATGCTGAAAGTGGTTTAGCTTTAGAAGAGGTAATAGAGCTTGCAAATGAGAATGATATTGATTTAGAAATTTCTGGATTAGAATTAGATAATGCCCGGTTAAATTATGAGATGAGTAGAGCTAGAAATTTGAGAACTGAATCTCGATATCAGGAACTGTCAGCTGAATTGGCTTATAATCAGGCCCAGGAAGAAAATCGTCAGACGAGAACTGGTATATATATTGGGTTGATTAATGACTATCATAATATTGTTGAACTAAATAAAGAGCTGGATATTGCTGTTAAAGAAAAGGAACTGGCTAGAAAGAGATTAGAAGATAAAGAGCTTGAAGTTGAGCAGGGATTGAGTTCAAGGATAGAATTATTACAGCAGCAAATTGCTTTTAATAATACAGAGTTTGATCTTATCAGCCTTGAGGCAGAATTGGATCAGGCTGAAAGGCAATTTAGAACCCGTTTGGACTTAGATCATTTGCCAGAATTGTCTTCAAGGATACAGCCAGTCGGGAGACTGGATCTGCCTCCAAGATCAGACATTGTGGAAGAAGCAATAGAGGAGAGTTTTCAGCTTGAGGCAGCTAGAATTAATCGAGAATTATCAGAGATAGATTTACGCAGGGCTGAAGCTGTTCAGACTCCTGACTTAGAATTGCAGGAGCATAGGAATCAACTTAAACTGGCCGGGCTGGAAATTATCCAGGTTGAAGAAAGAGTTGAAGAGGAGGCTCTGGATCAATATCATCAGGTTGAGCAGTCCTACCGTCAGATTGAGCTGGCTGTTGATAATCTTGAGCAGGCAGCTGAACACTGGAGAATTACAAGAGAGCAGAGGGAAGCAGGCCTGGTATCAGCAAGTGCATTAGAAGAAGCTGAATTGGAGCATCTTCAGGCAGAGTTGAATCTGGATCTCTCGAGATTTGCTTATTTAATTAATTATTTTGATTTACAGAATATGATTGGTGTAGAGCTGGAGGTGTTGTTAGGTGAAATTATTGCAGTCATCTCAGGCTAA
- a CDS encoding TolC family protein encodes MKLLQSSQAKRVFSSGTYILILFMIFALFSGGQVRVNASDNLSLQQLLLEAVEESNELADERKNVSDLERELARLRANAGWQYDLNMSYNRGEQVQLSGDEPGPSELSGTQERYNISIDGGRSFLAGFNLTTDLTILDSTDLDFDAVTDDWQFDIGLNLRLWPRTPSELARTLDSLENNLALARLELMEARDELFLELAGDYIEIMFLEMRQENNLENLNIAERRLSRVEKRKEIGEAGELELAETRLALRQADRAYQSTERNLARLKEDFEKKAALNNEIDYGLSDQVEGLLVNEQGPIDERISDYLANFSEVIRDSQKNSLQYSRLMQSLAEAEQELEWHDKEDSFEIDLSGRTELNEGSWQAGFNISYPLYDGGVSGYDREDIVGEIETVSLNIEEFIFNLEQGLEAELDGLIIKQDELEDKEIEKEMSRLSFLQEEEARELGAIDELELLEAELNYEAAIIDYEEARLELALDLLEFEQKPGYWSMEEIINE; translated from the coding sequence GTGAAATTATTGCAGTCATCTCAGGCTAAAAGGGTTTTTAGTTCAGGCACTTATATTTTAATTTTATTTATGATTTTTGCATTATTTAGTGGTGGCCAGGTAAGGGTAAATGCCAGTGATAATCTTAGTTTACAGCAGTTGTTGTTAGAAGCAGTTGAAGAATCGAATGAACTCGCTGATGAGAGGAAAAATGTTAGCGACCTTGAACGAGAGCTTGCCAGGCTTAGAGCTAATGCTGGCTGGCAATATGATCTGAATATGTCATATAATAGAGGAGAACAGGTGCAGTTATCAGGTGATGAGCCAGGTCCATCGGAATTATCAGGAACCCAGGAACGCTATAACATTAGCATTGATGGTGGTCGGAGTTTTTTAGCTGGTTTTAATCTAACAACTGATTTAACTATTCTTGATTCAACTGATTTAGATTTTGATGCAGTTACTGATGACTGGCAGTTTGATATAGGTCTTAATTTGAGGTTGTGGCCAAGAACACCATCTGAGCTTGCCAGGACTCTAGATAGTCTTGAAAACAATCTTGCTCTGGCCAGGCTGGAGCTAATGGAGGCCAGGGATGAACTTTTTCTAGAACTGGCTGGAGATTATATAGAGATAATGTTTTTAGAGATGAGACAGGAAAATAATCTGGAGAATTTAAATATTGCTGAGCGAAGATTATCGAGAGTTGAAAAGAGAAAAGAAATCGGTGAAGCTGGAGAATTAGAATTAGCTGAAACCAGGCTTGCTTTAAGGCAGGCAGATAGAGCTTATCAATCTACTGAAAGAAATCTTGCCAGATTAAAGGAAGATTTTGAAAAGAAAGCGGCTCTCAATAATGAAATTGACTATGGCCTTTCTGATCAGGTTGAAGGATTACTGGTTAATGAACAGGGCCCTATTGACGAGAGAATCAGTGATTATCTTGCTAATTTTTCTGAAGTTATAAGGGATAGCCAGAAGAATTCTCTCCAATATAGCAGGCTGATGCAGTCTTTAGCTGAAGCTGAGCAGGAACTTGAATGGCATGATAAGGAAGACTCCTTTGAGATAGATTTATCCGGTAGAACTGAGCTAAATGAGGGCAGCTGGCAGGCTGGATTTAATATCAGTTATCCCCTTTATGACGGTGGAGTAAGTGGTTATGACCGGGAAGATATAGTTGGAGAAATTGAGACTGTTAGTCTAAATATTGAGGAGTTTATCTTTAATCTGGAACAGGGATTGGAAGCTGAATTAGATGGATTAATTATAAAGCAGGATGAGTTAGAGGATAAAGAAATAGAAAAAGAGATGAGTCGTTTATCATTCCTGCAGGAAGAAGAGGCCAGAGAACTTGGTGCAATCGATGAATTAGAACTGCTTGAAGCTGAATTGAATTACGAAGCTGCAATAATTGATTATGAAGAAGCCAGGCTTGAGCTTGCTCTGGATTTACTTGAGTTTGAGCAGAAACCTGGTTACTGGAGCATGGAGGAGATCATAAATGAGTAA
- a CDS encoding efflux RND transporter periplasmic adaptor subunit has product MSKKKVGIILIIILLFAGGFFVVRNRFENRMEGVNHVEAETILVSRGDINRTITASGTLAPLRDRSQSFSQGGTVEEVFVEIGDSVSAGDELIKLKSSQQELNLIQARTAYQSARINGTETEINERRTQLEIAEEELEDRTMKAGISGEVVQLELEAGDEARSGETAVRILDETGYLVDLNIDEGDSRLVAVDQIAEIEIPAIPDRIYEGVVTQVKRVTEVVNNVVVVPAEVRINGNSSDFRPGYSVDVEIIVESVADAIRVPVTAIYSDGEESFAVLVDDEGRAEPVPVEAGLSDGLQVEIISGLEKDDRILVNAFQYSQRAGRDDSLGVQFGPPGGR; this is encoded by the coding sequence ATGAGTAAAAAGAAAGTCGGAATAATTCTAATAATTATTCTATTATTTGCTGGTGGATTTTTTGTTGTTAGAAATAGATTTGAGAATAGAATGGAAGGGGTTAACCATGTAGAGGCTGAGACTATCCTGGTCAGCAGAGGCGATATCAATAGGACTATAACAGCCAGCGGAACTCTGGCTCCTCTTAGAGATAGAAGCCAGTCATTTAGCCAGGGAGGTACTGTTGAAGAAGTTTTTGTTGAGATTGGTGACAGTGTTTCTGCTGGAGATGAGCTGATAAAATTAAAGTCCAGTCAGCAGGAATTAAATTTAATCCAGGCCAGAACTGCCTATCAGTCAGCCAGAATTAATGGGACTGAGACTGAAATAAATGAGAGAAGGACCCAGCTTGAGATTGCCGAGGAAGAATTAGAGGATAGGACTATGAAAGCTGGAATATCCGGAGAAGTTGTTCAACTGGAACTGGAAGCTGGAGATGAAGCCCGTTCCGGGGAGACGGCTGTCAGGATACTTGATGAGACCGGGTATTTAGTTGATCTCAATATTGATGAAGGTGATAGCAGACTTGTGGCTGTTGATCAGATAGCTGAAATAGAGATCCCTGCTATACCTGATAGAATTTATGAAGGTGTTGTTACCCAGGTTAAGAGAGTTACAGAGGTTGTAAATAATGTTGTTGTGGTGCCTGCCGAAGTCAGAATCAATGGCAATAGCTCAGATTTCAGGCCTGGTTACTCAGTTGATGTTGAAATAATCGTTGAATCTGTTGCTGATGCAATCAGGGTTCCAGTCACGGCTATTTATTCAGATGGAGAAGAATCTTTTGCTGTCCTTGTTGATGATGAGGGCAGGGCAGAGCCTGTGCCTGTAGAAGCAGGGCTAAGTGATGGTTTGCAGGTTGAGATCATCTCAGGACTGGAAAAAGACGATAGGATTTTAGTTAATGCCTTTCAGTATTCCCAGCGGGCCGGCCGGGATGATAGCTTAGGTGTGCAATTTGGGCCTCCTGGAGGAAGATAA
- a CDS encoding ABC transporter ATP-binding protein, producing MIEVKDLRKVFKNGEIEVEALKGVSYTIEDGEFVAIMGPSGSGKSTMMHLLGCLDQATSGKYFLAGTDVGELDDNQLAIIRNEKVGFVFQQFNLLARTSISKNVEVPMIYKGVSRKERKRRAEEMLTKVGLEHRMDHNPNEISGGQKQRVAIARALVNNPDLILADEPTGNLDTKTGDEIMELFQELNDQGHTIIIVTHEPPIAEQAKRIINLRDGLISSDEVIA from the coding sequence ATGATTGAGGTTAAGGATTTAAGAAAAGTATTTAAGAATGGTGAGATTGAGGTTGAGGCTCTTAAAGGTGTAAGTTATACAATTGAAGATGGGGAGTTTGTTGCAATTATGGGACCCTCAGGTTCTGGTAAATCGACTATGATGCATTTGCTTGGCTGCCTTGACCAGGCAACATCAGGCAAATATTTTCTGGCAGGTACTGATGTTGGTGAGCTTGATGATAATCAACTGGCCATCATAAGAAATGAAAAAGTCGGTTTTGTTTTCCAGCAGTTTAATCTTCTGGCCAGAACTTCAATAAGCAAAAACGTTGAAGTGCCAATGATCTATAAAGGTGTCTCTAGAAAAGAGAGGAAAAGAAGGGCTGAAGAGATGCTGACAAAGGTTGGCCTTGAACACAGAATGGATCATAACCCGAATGAGATATCTGGAGGGCAGAAACAGAGGGTTGCGATTGCCAGGGCTCTGGTTAACAATCCTGATTTGATTTTAGCCGATGAGCCAACAGGTAATCTTGATACTAAAACTGGCGATGAGATAATGGAACTTTTTCAGGAGTTAAATGATCAGGGCCATACAATAATTATCGTAACCCACGAGCCTCCAATTGCAGAGCAGGCCAAGCGGATCATAAACCTCAGAGATGGATTGATTTCATCTGATGAGGTGATAGCATGA